In Nocardioides conyzicola, one genomic interval encodes:
- a CDS encoding ParB N-terminal domain-containing protein, whose amino-acid sequence MHETQPESRLDTRGRIELDRTIDSIVVGTRYRKDPGDLTDLMASIDQLGLLQPATITPDGVLVCGWRRLEAVRRLGWRSMNVWVRSGISGRLESLLAQQDDNDLHKPLNEIEKATLYRELKQVRAEEAERRKQATQFGAESYGGASGGASDAPPGETGKARRQAAMAITGKASYDTHERVCALMDWASRKATPPEIRAMANDALRRIEAGEPVKPLHREVKDAWDEVQDREAETGLARLAREALERVKGESGSAGPKRTELGRNQRPTSHYRSVRSFILTWTELDGWTETYDVDALAIELADADWERFDRVVTATIAFRDQLTAARRDARTADQTG is encoded by the coding sequence ATGCATGAAACCCAGCCCGAGTCCCGGCTCGACACGCGAGGTCGGATCGAGCTCGACCGAACGATCGACTCGATCGTCGTCGGGACGCGGTATCGCAAGGACCCTGGCGACCTCACCGACCTCATGGCCTCCATTGATCAACTCGGCCTGCTGCAACCCGCGACGATCACCCCTGACGGTGTCCTCGTGTGTGGGTGGCGCCGCTTGGAGGCTGTGCGGCGGCTCGGGTGGCGCTCGATGAACGTGTGGGTTCGCTCCGGCATCTCCGGCAGGCTCGAGTCCCTGCTCGCCCAGCAGGATGACAACGACCTGCACAAGCCACTCAACGAGATCGAGAAGGCCACGCTCTACCGCGAGCTCAAGCAGGTGCGCGCCGAGGAGGCCGAGCGACGCAAGCAGGCCACTCAGTTCGGAGCCGAGTCATACGGCGGAGCCTCCGGTGGTGCGTCGGACGCACCACCGGGCGAAACGGGCAAGGCCCGTCGCCAGGCGGCGATGGCGATCACCGGCAAGGCGTCCTACGACACACATGAACGGGTCTGTGCGCTCATGGACTGGGCCTCGCGCAAGGCCACCCCTCCCGAGATCCGGGCCATGGCTAACGACGCGTTGCGCAGGATCGAGGCCGGCGAGCCGGTGAAGCCGCTGCACCGCGAGGTCAAGGACGCGTGGGACGAGGTCCAGGACCGTGAGGCCGAGACTGGGCTCGCTCGGCTGGCACGTGAGGCCCTCGAGCGCGTCAAGGGTGAGAGCGGCAGCGCCGGGCCTAAGCGGACCGAGCTCGGTCGCAACCAACGCCCGACCAGCCACTACCGCAGCGTCCGGTCGTTCATCCTGACCTGGACCGAGCTCGACGGGTGGACCGAGACGTACGACGTCGACGCTCTCGCCATCGAGCTCGCCGACGCGGACTGGGAGCGGTTCGACCGCGTCGTGACCGCCACCATCGCGTTCCGCGACCAGCTCACCGCCGCGCGGCGCGACGCCCGAACGGCGGACCAGACGGGATAG
- a CDS encoding serine/arginine repetitive matrix protein 2, with translation MSRSFETSEGLRRLLIRLRVCGPRAWEHDPEARELMAYTTLKYQALARKHRCDPTAGAAAAFEAMRTYAVRTATDPWAVVTMAVKVSLIAEERAAGLMCSVDQARRPEFSSQHDVQRFCDTDSDLPSFLPELAVGPVEPVISEQGRPTTAHEAVDATINLFAALGWPRDTATCLLDYIGARLMESGSRPRAHAALRRDHSARALLDLDQAVWSTMLRIILGNPNPDEVYTSDGHGVLLRLLIGHHVTELLDDDLLVFEISDAAPSRRGAVDA, from the coding sequence ATGAGCCGTTCATTCGAGACCTCCGAGGGTCTGCGCCGCCTGTTGATCCGCCTGCGCGTCTGCGGCCCGCGAGCGTGGGAGCACGATCCAGAGGCGCGCGAGCTCATGGCCTACACCACCCTCAAGTACCAGGCACTCGCGCGTAAGCACCGCTGCGACCCGACTGCAGGTGCCGCTGCGGCGTTCGAGGCAATGCGCACCTACGCCGTCCGCACCGCGACGGACCCGTGGGCGGTAGTCACCATGGCGGTCAAGGTCTCCCTGATCGCCGAGGAGCGCGCCGCCGGACTCATGTGCTCGGTCGACCAGGCCCGGCGCCCCGAGTTCTCCTCCCAGCACGACGTGCAACGGTTCTGCGACACCGACTCCGACCTTCCCAGCTTCCTCCCAGAGCTGGCCGTCGGACCGGTCGAGCCGGTCATCTCCGAGCAGGGTCGACCGACCACCGCCCACGAGGCCGTCGATGCGACCATCAACCTGTTCGCCGCCCTGGGCTGGCCCCGAGATACAGCCACCTGCCTGCTCGACTACATCGGGGCACGGCTGATGGAATCCGGCTCTCGCCCCCGGGCGCACGCCGCGCTCCGTCGCGACCATTCCGCCCGAGCGTTGCTCGACCTCGACCAAGCGGTGTGGTCAACGATGTTGCGCATCATCTTGGGCAACCCGAACCCCGACGAGGTCTACACCTCTGACGGACACGGCGTCTTGCTGAGGCTGCTTATCGGGCATCACGTCACCGAGCTCCTTGACGACGACCTGCTCGTCTTCGAGATCAGCGACGCCGCGCCGTCCAGGAGAGGCGCAGTCGATGCATGA
- a CDS encoding TadE/TadG family type IV pilus assembly protein encodes MEPVRQRDERGSAAIEAVIGVPAFGLFIGLIILGGRTASTHEALQSAAAEGARSASIARDAQDAQDQARQAAVASVTNQNLGCADVKVRVDTGDFTKPPGVPGTVEVTVSCRLALADLAVPGVPGSRIMHATMSSPIDTWRETP; translated from the coding sequence ATGGAACCCGTGAGGCAGCGAGACGAGCGCGGGTCCGCAGCGATCGAAGCAGTCATCGGCGTCCCGGCGTTCGGCCTCTTCATTGGCCTGATCATCCTCGGCGGCCGGACGGCCAGCACTCATGAGGCCCTGCAGTCCGCTGCTGCCGAAGGCGCGCGATCCGCCTCGATCGCCCGCGACGCACAGGACGCCCAGGACCAGGCACGCCAGGCCGCGGTCGCCAGCGTCACCAACCAGAACCTCGGCTGCGCGGACGTCAAGGTCAGGGTCGACACAGGCGACTTCACCAAGCCCCCCGGCGTGCCCGGGACGGTCGAAGTCACCGTCTCGTGTCGTCTGGCGCTCGCGGATCTCGCCGTACCGGGAGTCCCGGGCTCCCGCATCATGCACGCCACCATGTCGAGCCCCATCGACACCTGGCGGGAGACACCATGA
- a CDS encoding TadE family protein, with protein sequence MTTTRTGRTGEAGRDERGSITVWMALASFAMIFLVGLAVDLGGQVHTHERAHDVAAQAARAGGEEVDSSTAVQGHALSINPAAARAAAQRYLDAAGASGTVTITGGNTLRVTVRDTYDPQFLGLIGINHLAVTGTATAQLIRTLGGSER encoded by the coding sequence ATGACCACAACCCGCACCGGGCGAACAGGCGAGGCCGGACGCGATGAACGCGGCTCCATCACGGTCTGGATGGCGCTGGCGAGCTTCGCGATGATCTTCCTGGTCGGCCTGGCCGTCGATCTCGGAGGACAGGTCCACACTCACGAGCGGGCCCACGACGTCGCCGCTCAAGCGGCCCGCGCCGGCGGCGAAGAGGTCGACAGCAGCACCGCTGTCCAAGGTCACGCGTTGAGCATCAATCCCGCAGCAGCGAGAGCGGCCGCCCAGCGCTACCTCGACGCTGCCGGGGCGAGCGGGACCGTGACCATCACTGGCGGCAACACCCTCCGGGTGACTGTCCGCGACACCTACGACCCGCAGTTCCTCGGACTGATCGGGATCAACCATCTCGCCGTCACGGGCACGGCAACGGCCCAGCTCATTCGCACCCTCGGAGGTAGCGAGCGATGA
- a CDS encoding type II secretion system F family protein produces MITGLQLAILAGGMVGLGLCLLVARLLPAEPDLADSLERVSTTRARSNERVLEGQSGKERLGLWGLRVLPPGLWARTPTRELALLRIPIAQFYGEKLTFAGLGLLIPPSLTLLFNILGLGIPLQIPALASLVLAVVMFFIPNYNAVDDARKARVEFARALGAYIDLVALERHNGIGARQAMEAAAGVGDSWVFTRLSEELTRSRWSGLPPWDALHTLATELGLPELDDFADIMRLSGEEGASVYATLRARSAAMRAAMLNDEIAQANAVGERMTIPGSLLGVIFMALLVTPSLLRMLTSA; encoded by the coding sequence GTGATCACCGGACTTCAGCTCGCGATCCTCGCCGGCGGAATGGTCGGCCTCGGACTGTGCCTCCTGGTGGCCCGTCTGCTGCCCGCGGAGCCAGATCTCGCCGACTCGCTGGAGCGCGTGTCGACGACGCGCGCCCGGTCGAACGAACGGGTCCTTGAGGGACAGAGCGGAAAGGAACGTCTCGGGCTGTGGGGGCTCCGCGTGCTCCCGCCCGGGCTGTGGGCACGCACCCCGACCCGCGAGCTCGCCCTCCTGCGGATCCCGATCGCACAGTTCTACGGCGAGAAGCTCACGTTCGCGGGACTAGGGCTCCTCATCCCCCCGTCCCTGACGCTGCTGTTCAACATCCTCGGCCTCGGCATCCCGCTCCAGATCCCGGCGCTCGCCTCACTGGTGCTCGCAGTCGTCATGTTCTTCATCCCGAACTACAACGCCGTCGACGATGCCCGCAAGGCACGCGTCGAGTTCGCCCGTGCGCTCGGCGCGTACATCGACCTGGTCGCCCTCGAACGGCACAACGGCATCGGCGCCCGACAGGCCATGGAGGCAGCAGCCGGAGTCGGCGACTCCTGGGTCTTCACCCGCCTCTCCGAAGAGCTGACTCGCTCGCGATGGTCCGGACTGCCGCCCTGGGATGCGCTGCACACCTTGGCGACAGAGCTCGGACTGCCTGAGCTCGACGACTTCGCTGACATCATGCGGCTCTCCGGAGAGGAAGGAGCAAGCGTGTACGCCACCCTGCGGGCTCGGTCGGCGGCGATGCGTGCGGCGATGCTCAACGATGAGATCGCGCAGGCCAACGCCGTCGGTGAGCGCATGACGATCCCCGGCTCGCTGCTCGGCGTCATCTTCATGGCGCTCCTAGTGACCCCTTCACTGCTTCGCATGCTCACCAGCGCCTAA
- a CDS encoding DUF6112 family protein, with amino-acid sequence MRNLPSAASAVGPNFGAVGGSGQLRVIVGALLTYGLVVAVLMLVVSAATWAIASGSGSWHVAQKARAGCLVAIGGAVLTGSALPWANWLLGLGAHL; translated from the coding sequence ATGCGCAACCTTCCTAGCGCCGCGAGTGCGGTCGGTCCGAACTTCGGTGCTGTCGGCGGGTCCGGCCAGCTGCGCGTCATCGTCGGTGCCCTGCTGACCTACGGCCTGGTCGTCGCGGTCCTGATGCTCGTCGTGTCGGCCGCGACCTGGGCGATCGCGTCGGGATCCGGTTCCTGGCACGTCGCCCAGAAGGCGAGGGCCGGCTGCTTGGTGGCGATCGGCGGGGCCGTCCTCACCGGGTCCGCGCTGCCGTGGGCGAACTGGCTGCTGGGCCTCGGCGCACACCTCTGA
- a CDS encoding LysM peptidoglycan-binding domain-containing protein: MTIPTHQPSRRPRRIPHRDSRLLGLAATVSLVAFVAGVPVLLLTIASVPDPSAFSWSRLTAPDDGTLALQVLTYVCWAAWAIFTCQLVAAILSQIRGIRAPRLPGLVFPQLAADRLVAAAALLFVAVPATTALLPTPHADASPTQTAGRAPQPTTASAIGAAVGLPQAAHTPTSATASPTLNAQQSSAHMLPASPTPRIESYTVKRGDSLWRIAEDRLGDGARYVELVELNRTVLGDRPDFLIPGTSLRVPTTEPPPTDPSAKVETSHAYVVRPGDTLTQIAAAELGEPGAYPTIFEASRDTVQPDGRRLTDPDLIYTGWTLTIPDRPESRVGSDEHPQPRHGNAPQRAPRPPFVPGPHTDATSPETPPETAPRETLPADPPTAGTPGHTSSADESDAQASQHLTSIEDTPPSHDIAPPSWMLPGLAGAGSVLGGALWLVLRAQRRTQLRHRRPGTIVAPPPPELIPAERTACATASVIAPRVDALDTALRLLPGHLHLLVATIGDGAICLILREPAELPEPWSGAGTEWQIRIVDVPEPPSDSFPPYPLLVSIGQDTDGEFVFLNLEELRTITVSGDLDRTQALARHIAAEIAVNPWASVTTVDLLGFGADLASFNLGRVRTHPVGDTAFIGDLTRGLAAITAPSDPDDFSVAIIADTDGPAADLDQLARAIQSIPGRSSAALIELAANPRPDGAHLEVTADGLLCEARLGVEVIAAGLSEDEARACALLLDLTLDQSMIPVPTSTSEPAQVPGALVGVEAVCDLGGALLKDLTRPRDEHHEGPADERSLLPLEAHVYADAAATTIEDVEVLAPRATPQAKAAVEAVDPDLDEDLARWESPTIASAKLTLLGPVGARTTGDAKTTAHRRPFYVELLAYLALHPRGATAAEIADAFGLKPDRVRVDMSQLRRWLGNDPRTGDPYLPRATPQTGPATGPVAGADTAAVYRVHGVLSDLDLFRRLRARGQSRGAPGINDLVSALRLVTGEPFTHLREDHWNWLLDGDRWDHVMSAAIVDVGHIVTTHALANEDPELALWAAQIAYRASPYDEVAQLDIIATEKAHGDNDQADADLDQKILDRRDDHMPPIDIPARSSQVLGHKHWTSRETRPRRTG; this comes from the coding sequence ATGACCATCCCTACCCACCAACCCAGCCGTCGTCCCCGCCGCATTCCCCACCGAGATTCGCGGTTGCTAGGACTCGCGGCCACCGTCTCCCTGGTCGCCTTCGTGGCTGGCGTTCCCGTCCTGCTGCTGACGATCGCGTCCGTTCCAGATCCGTCCGCGTTCTCCTGGTCGCGACTCACCGCCCCCGACGACGGAACCCTGGCACTGCAAGTCCTGACCTATGTCTGCTGGGCGGCCTGGGCGATCTTCACCTGTCAGCTTGTCGCAGCGATCCTCTCCCAGATCCGAGGAATCCGTGCACCACGGCTACCCGGACTCGTCTTCCCTCAGCTGGCCGCCGACCGTCTCGTCGCGGCCGCCGCACTCCTCTTCGTGGCCGTGCCGGCCACCACCGCGCTCCTGCCGACCCCACATGCCGACGCCTCCCCGACCCAGACGGCAGGGCGAGCACCACAGCCAACGACAGCATCAGCAATCGGGGCAGCAGTAGGGCTGCCGCAAGCAGCGCACACCCCGACCTCCGCTACGGCTTCCCCGACCCTCAACGCTCAGCAGAGCTCCGCGCACATGCTGCCTGCGAGCCCGACTCCGCGCATCGAGTCGTACACCGTCAAGCGGGGTGACAGCCTGTGGCGGATCGCGGAGGACCGGCTCGGCGACGGCGCCCGCTACGTCGAGCTCGTCGAGCTCAACCGGACCGTTCTCGGCGACCGCCCCGACTTCTTGATCCCAGGCACCTCGCTCAGGGTCCCGACGACCGAGCCTCCACCCACAGATCCTTCGGCCAAAGTCGAGACCTCGCACGCGTACGTCGTCAGGCCGGGCGACACGCTCACGCAGATCGCCGCGGCCGAGCTCGGTGAACCCGGCGCCTACCCGACGATCTTCGAAGCCTCGCGCGACACCGTCCAGCCTGATGGCCGCCGTCTGACCGATCCGGATCTGATCTACACAGGTTGGACGCTGACAATCCCCGACCGCCCCGAATCCCGCGTCGGGTCAGACGAGCATCCCCAGCCACGGCATGGCAATGCACCGCAGCGCGCCCCGCGGCCGCCATTCGTCCCTGGACCGCACACCGACGCCACGTCACCCGAGACGCCGCCCGAGACCGCGCCGCGCGAGACCTTGCCCGCCGATCCGCCGACCGCCGGCACTCCCGGACACACCAGCTCCGCGGACGAGTCCGACGCCCAGGCGTCCCAACATCTGACGTCGATCGAGGACACCCCACCCAGCCACGACATCGCCCCGCCGTCCTGGATGCTCCCAGGACTGGCCGGCGCGGGGTCGGTCCTCGGCGGTGCTCTGTGGCTGGTGTTGCGCGCGCAGCGGCGCACCCAGCTACGCCACCGACGGCCCGGCACGATCGTCGCACCGCCGCCGCCGGAGCTGATCCCTGCCGAGAGGACCGCCTGCGCAACCGCTTCGGTGATCGCACCGCGCGTCGACGCACTCGACACGGCGCTGCGCCTGCTTCCGGGTCACCTTCACCTGCTGGTCGCGACGATCGGCGACGGTGCGATCTGCTTGATCCTGCGAGAGCCGGCCGAGCTGCCGGAGCCGTGGAGCGGCGCCGGCACCGAATGGCAGATCAGGATCGTCGACGTTCCCGAGCCACCGTCCGACTCCTTCCCGCCGTACCCGCTCCTGGTGAGCATCGGGCAGGACACGGACGGGGAGTTCGTGTTCCTCAACCTCGAGGAGCTGCGGACCATCACGGTCTCCGGCGATCTCGACAGGACGCAGGCTCTCGCACGCCACATCGCCGCGGAGATCGCAGTCAACCCGTGGGCGAGCGTCACCACCGTCGATCTCCTCGGCTTCGGAGCCGACCTGGCGTCGTTCAACCTCGGCCGCGTCCGCACCCACCCCGTCGGAGACACCGCGTTCATCGGCGACCTCACGCGCGGCCTGGCCGCGATCACCGCACCATCCGACCCCGATGACTTCTCCGTCGCGATCATCGCGGACACGGATGGACCAGCCGCCGATCTCGACCAGCTCGCCCGGGCGATCCAGTCCATCCCGGGCCGCTCCTCCGCGGCGCTCATCGAGCTAGCCGCCAACCCGCGACCCGACGGTGCTCACCTGGAGGTCACCGCCGACGGACTGCTGTGCGAGGCGCGTCTCGGCGTGGAGGTCATCGCCGCCGGTTTGAGTGAGGACGAGGCGCGAGCCTGCGCGCTGCTGCTGGACCTCACACTCGACCAGTCCATGATCCCCGTCCCAACATCGACCTCAGAGCCGGCACAGGTCCCCGGGGCACTAGTCGGCGTCGAGGCAGTCTGCGATCTGGGTGGTGCGCTACTCAAGGATCTGACCCGGCCCCGCGACGAACACCATGAGGGCCCTGCCGACGAGAGGTCCCTGCTCCCGCTCGAAGCGCACGTGTACGCCGACGCCGCAGCGACCACGATCGAGGACGTCGAAGTCCTCGCACCACGGGCGACCCCACAGGCCAAGGCCGCAGTGGAGGCCGTGGACCCGGACCTCGACGAGGATCTGGCCCGATGGGAGTCCCCCACCATCGCGTCGGCCAAGCTGACCCTCCTTGGCCCCGTGGGCGCCCGCACCACCGGGGACGCGAAGACGACAGCCCATCGCCGACCGTTCTACGTCGAGCTACTGGCCTACCTCGCACTCCATCCACGCGGGGCCACCGCCGCCGAGATCGCCGACGCCTTCGGTCTCAAGCCCGACCGGGTCCGAGTCGACATGAGCCAGCTGCGCCGCTGGCTAGGCAACGATCCCCGTACCGGCGACCCCTACCTGCCCAGGGCCACGCCCCAGACGGGGCCCGCGACGGGCCCTGTCGCCGGCGCCGACACCGCGGCCGTCTACCGGGTCCATGGCGTCCTGTCCGACCTCGACCTGTTTCGCCGTCTCCGCGCGCGCGGACAGAGCCGCGGCGCACCGGGCATCAACGACCTGGTCTCCGCATTGCGCCTGGTCACCGGTGAGCCGTTCACGCACCTGCGCGAGGACCACTGGAACTGGCTGCTCGACGGCGACCGGTGGGACCACGTCATGAGCGCCGCCATCGTCGACGTCGGCCACATCGTCACCACCCATGCGCTCGCCAACGAGGATCCCGAGCTGGCGCTATGGGCGGCCCAGATCGCCTACCGCGCCTCGCCCTACGACGAGGTCGCCCAACTCGACATCATCGCGACTGAGAAGGCGCACGGCGACAACGACCAGGCCGATGCAGATCTCGACCAGAAGATCCTCGACCGGCGCGACGACCACATGCCGCCCATCGACATCCCGGCCCGCAGCAGCCAGGTCCTCGGACATAAGCACTGGACCAGCCGCGAAACCCGCCCCCGCCGAACCGGCTGA
- a CDS encoding TadE/TadG family type IV pilus assembly protein encodes MSRERDERGSASIQLVILLPALFAVLFVGMQAALFYHARTVAIAAAQEGARAAGAEHGHESDGVQAANDFIVEAGGHDVLTSTSSTANRTATQATVTVSGFSLSVIPGWHVRITQSATAPVERLTAPTAARSP; translated from the coding sequence ATGAGCAGGGAGCGAGACGAGCGGGGATCGGCCTCGATCCAGCTCGTCATCCTCCTGCCTGCGCTGTTCGCGGTCCTGTTCGTAGGCATGCAAGCGGCGCTGTTCTACCACGCCCGCACGGTCGCCATCGCCGCCGCCCAAGAAGGTGCCCGAGCGGCCGGCGCCGAGCACGGCCACGAGTCCGATGGAGTCCAAGCCGCCAACGACTTCATCGTCGAGGCCGGTGGTCACGACGTCCTCACCTCGACCTCATCGACCGCCAACCGCACCGCGACCCAGGCCACCGTCACCGTCAGCGGGTTCAGCCTCAGCGTGATCCCCGGTTGGCACGTCCGGATCACCCAAAGCGCGACCGCCCCGGTCGAGCGACTGACCGCTCCCACCGCCGCGAGATCCCCATGA
- a CDS encoding DUF6112 family protein — MNLSATALLLPFDINISPNSNGLPGIQQLRSVVGASMTIGLILAVLALIISAVVWALGANSSNPHLAGRGKTGVLVALGSAIVCGASVTLVNFFWHVGQQV, encoded by the coding sequence ATGAATCTGTCCGCAACGGCACTCCTGCTCCCGTTCGACATCAACATCAGTCCGAACTCCAACGGCTTGCCGGGGATCCAGCAGCTCCGCAGCGTCGTGGGCGCCTCGATGACCATAGGCCTGATCCTCGCCGTACTCGCCCTAATCATTTCGGCCGTCGTCTGGGCACTCGGCGCCAACTCCTCGAACCCGCACCTGGCCGGGCGAGGCAAGACCGGCGTCCTGGTAGCCCTGGGCTCGGCCATCGTCTGCGGCGCTTCGGTCACGCTGGTGAACTTCTTCTGGCACGTAGGCCAGCAGGTCTGA
- a CDS encoding bifunctional DNA primase/polymerase: protein MLDPENPIPEWTPSTMQRVAAEPTLAAAAIRYANLGIPIFPCVPGGKQPLTPNGFHDATSSARVVHGWWQRTPLANIGLPTGAGAGVVVVDVDVHHGGSGFAPFERARARGLAEGWGWMVRTPSGGIHAYYPSAPALVQRSWQVPSAHVDFRGDGGYIIAPPSLITVDGAPTVYEVIATAPRHPVPLDATGLRGFLEPPRRSSLAASPGVTSGLPTAGCRPEALARVVALAPEGGRNRALFWASCRMAEDRDQTLQSARAHLIPAAQHAGLPDQEIESTIGSAFRIASRLSPAARSGSRLGPTASSIRSSEAAQL, encoded by the coding sequence ATGCTCGATCCAGAGAACCCGATTCCCGAGTGGACCCCCTCGACGATGCAGCGGGTGGCCGCCGAGCCGACCCTGGCGGCTGCCGCGATCCGCTACGCGAATCTCGGGATCCCGATCTTCCCGTGCGTGCCGGGCGGCAAGCAGCCGTTGACTCCGAACGGGTTCCACGACGCCACATCGTCGGCCCGCGTCGTCCACGGCTGGTGGCAGCGCACCCCCCTAGCGAACATCGGTCTGCCGACCGGTGCAGGTGCCGGCGTGGTCGTGGTCGATGTCGATGTTCATCACGGCGGCAGCGGGTTCGCTCCGTTCGAGCGCGCTCGAGCTCGGGGGCTCGCGGAGGGTTGGGGGTGGATGGTTCGCACACCCTCCGGCGGAATCCACGCCTACTACCCAAGCGCGCCCGCCCTGGTGCAGCGCTCCTGGCAGGTTCCCTCGGCCCACGTCGACTTTCGGGGCGACGGCGGCTACATCATCGCTCCACCCTCACTGATCACCGTGGACGGTGCGCCGACGGTGTACGAGGTGATCGCGACCGCACCCAGGCATCCCGTGCCGCTCGACGCGACCGGACTGCGAGGGTTCCTCGAGCCTCCTCGCCGCTCTTCCCTGGCCGCGTCGCCGGGCGTGACTTCGGGCCTCCCGACGGCCGGCTGTCGGCCCGAGGCGCTGGCACGCGTGGTCGCTCTGGCTCCCGAAGGGGGTCGTAACCGGGCGCTGTTCTGGGCCTCATGCCGCATGGCCGAGGACCGCGACCAGACACTGCAAAGCGCGCGGGCGCACCTGATCCCGGCAGCTCAGCATGCCGGGCTTCCTGATCAGGAGATCGAGTCGACGATTGGCTCGGCCTTCCGGATCGCCTCCCGGCTCAGCCCGGCCGCTCGCAGTGGGAGCCGCCTTGGCCCTACCGCTTCGAGCATCCGGTCGAGTGAGGCGGCGCAGCTGTGA
- a CDS encoding C40 family peptidase: MKIIASAALSVLLAPGAAMLGVAALVGPAAAGSADCLWDDLATESVEVVGAVPAALTAANGNGASVTLNHRQLTRAATVIAVGSSEQVPARGQLIAVMTAITESSLRVLSNIGAYPQSAQLPNDGDGGDHDSVGMFQQRPAAGWGSVENLMDPVWSARAFYGGPSGPNHGSPRGLLDIDGWQDMDPGAAAQAVQVSAYPDRYAINRPVAEKVLAVLSGAGVVSGTLSRGNRGFDCAQLAEDQTGSVPGGLPPGFPGALMAAAAAKIGTPYVWGGGDFNGATGGGFDCSGLVLYAAYRASDGRIRLPHYSGSQIHAGLAVGWSEKRPGDLIFFSYPGAGGPHHVAIYVGGDRILQAPHTGDVVRYGTIGEFAGQMMTIRRLG, translated from the coding sequence GTGAAGATCATCGCGTCTGCGGCGCTGTCGGTCCTGCTCGCACCCGGGGCGGCCATGCTCGGGGTCGCGGCGCTGGTCGGACCCGCAGCGGCCGGATCCGCTGACTGTCTGTGGGACGACCTGGCAACGGAAAGCGTCGAGGTCGTCGGCGCGGTCCCGGCTGCCCTCACGGCGGCCAACGGCAACGGCGCGTCCGTCACGCTCAACCATCGCCAGCTCACCCGTGCCGCGACAGTCATCGCGGTTGGCAGCAGCGAGCAGGTTCCCGCCCGTGGCCAGCTGATCGCGGTCATGACCGCGATCACCGAGTCCTCGCTCCGGGTTCTCTCGAACATCGGCGCCTACCCTCAGTCGGCTCAGCTGCCCAACGACGGTGACGGTGGGGATCACGACTCCGTCGGGATGTTCCAACAACGACCCGCCGCGGGGTGGGGCAGTGTCGAGAACCTGATGGACCCCGTGTGGTCAGCGCGTGCCTTCTACGGTGGACCGAGCGGCCCCAACCACGGCTCGCCACGTGGGCTCCTGGACATCGACGGCTGGCAGGACATGGACCCTGGGGCTGCGGCCCAAGCGGTGCAGGTCTCCGCCTATCCGGACCGGTACGCCATCAACCGGCCCGTCGCCGAGAAGGTACTGGCCGTGCTGAGCGGCGCCGGCGTCGTCAGCGGAACCCTCAGTCGAGGGAACAGGGGCTTCGACTGTGCGCAACTTGCCGAAGATCAGACTGGCAGCGTCCCTGGCGGACTTCCACCTGGCTTTCCGGGCGCTCTCATGGCAGCGGCCGCTGCGAAGATCGGCACCCCGTACGTGTGGGGCGGCGGCGATTTCAACGGCGCCACAGGTGGGGGCTTCGACTGCTCGGGCCTTGTGCTCTATGCCGCCTACCGGGCTTCCGATGGGCGGATCCGGCTGCCCCACTACAGCGGCTCGCAGATCCACGCCGGCCTGGCCGTCGGCTGGAGTGAGAAGCGGCCCGGCGACCTGATCTTCTTCAGCTACCCCGGAGCCGGCGGGCCGCACCACGTCGCCATCTACGTCGGCGGCGACCGGATTCTGCAGGCCCCACACACCGGCGACGTCGTCCGCTACGGCACGATCGGCGAGTTCGCGGGCCAGATGATGACGATCCGACGTCTCGGCTGA